One genomic window of Aquisalimonas sp. 2447 includes the following:
- the fliR gene encoding flagellar biosynthetic protein FliR, producing the protein MTVTTAEIMTWLGAFFWPFMRIGAMMLVAPVLGDQQVSVRLRLLLAVALTVGVMPVVGLAPGVEPLSAEGLLISMQQVVIGMAMGLLLALALQTASLAGESVALSMGLGFANMVDPVTGQSTPVVSQFLLVIATLIFLTVGGHLMLIELLAESFVMLPVGTDGLMEEEFRTVAGWGAQMYAGAVLIALPAVVLLLLVYLSLGVMTRAAPQMNIFSVGFPVTMLVGFLALMTLVVPSLPGRLSGIWSDAFNTIGQILGGA; encoded by the coding sequence ATGACCGTTACCACCGCCGAGATCATGACGTGGCTCGGCGCCTTCTTCTGGCCGTTCATGCGCATCGGCGCCATGATGCTGGTGGCACCGGTGCTGGGTGATCAGCAGGTGTCGGTGCGACTGCGGCTGTTGCTGGCCGTGGCGCTCACCGTGGGCGTCATGCCCGTGGTGGGGCTGGCCCCGGGGGTGGAGCCCCTGTCCGCCGAGGGGCTGCTGATCAGCATGCAGCAGGTGGTCATCGGCATGGCCATGGGGCTGCTGCTGGCCCTGGCCCTGCAGACGGCGAGCCTGGCGGGGGAGAGCGTGGCGCTGTCCATGGGGCTTGGTTTCGCCAACATGGTCGATCCGGTCACCGGGCAGTCCACGCCGGTGGTCTCCCAGTTCCTGCTGGTGATTGCCACGCTGATTTTCCTCACCGTTGGCGGCCATCTCATGCTCATCGAGCTCCTGGCGGAGAGCTTTGTCATGCTGCCGGTGGGTACCGATGGATTGATGGAGGAGGAGTTCCGGACCGTGGCGGGCTGGGGGGCGCAGATGTACGCGGGCGCCGTGCTGATCGCCTTGCCGGCGGTGGTGCTGCTCCTGCTGGTCTACCTGTCCCTGGGTGTCATGACCCGCGCCGCGCCGCAGATGAACATCTTCTCCGTGGGCTTTCCCGTGACCATGCTGGTGGGCTTCCTGGCGTTGATGACGCTGGTGGTGCCGTCGCTGCCGGGGCGGCTCTCCGGCATCTGGAGCGATGCCTTCAACACCATCGGGCAGATTCTCGGTGGCGCTTAG
- the fliQ gene encoding flagellar biosynthesis protein FliQ: protein MSPDFAIELGMEALWVAVLLAGPILLVALITGLIIGMFQAATQINEQTLSFVPKLGTLVITLFVASPWMLSVLLDFTRSLFMNVPSWVS, encoded by the coding sequence ATGAGTCCTGACTTTGCGATTGAACTCGGTATGGAGGCCCTCTGGGTCGCAGTGCTGCTGGCCGGCCCGATCCTGCTGGTGGCGCTGATCACCGGCTTGATCATCGGCATGTTCCAGGCGGCCACGCAGATCAACGAGCAGACCCTGAGCTTCGTGCCCAAGCTGGGCACGCTTGTGATCACGCTGTTTGTGGCCTCCCCCTGGATGCTGAGCGTGCTGCTGGACTTCACCCGCTCGCTGTTCATGAACGTGCCGTCCTGGGTGAGCTGA
- the fliP gene encoding flagellar type III secretion system pore protein FliP (The bacterial flagellar biogenesis protein FliP forms a type III secretion system (T3SS)-type pore required for flagellar assembly.) — translation MTRSVLLLLFLLLFPALTHAQIGGVEAITVQDGEDGQTYSVTLQVLLLMTLLTLLPAAVLMMTAFTRIVIVLGILRQAIGTAQTPSNQVIIGLAFFLTLFVMTPVLEDVYTNAVDPYLSEEMAPEEALEAAQEPFREFMASQTRDEDLALFLRISDNQGVESIEDVPFTVLVPAFMTSELKTAFQIGFILYLPFLVVDLVVSSTLMSMGMLMLSPMIISLPFKIMLFVLVDGWSLVMGTLAASFF, via the coding sequence ATGACACGGAGCGTACTTCTCCTACTCTTTCTACTGCTGTTTCCTGCCCTGACCCACGCCCAGATCGGCGGCGTGGAGGCGATTACCGTTCAGGACGGCGAGGACGGCCAGACCTACAGCGTGACGCTGCAGGTGCTGCTGCTGATGACGCTGCTCACGCTGCTGCCGGCGGCGGTGCTGATGATGACGGCGTTCACCCGAATCGTCATCGTGCTGGGCATTCTGCGGCAGGCCATCGGCACCGCGCAGACGCCGTCCAACCAGGTGATCATCGGTCTGGCCTTCTTTCTCACCCTATTCGTGATGACCCCGGTGCTGGAAGACGTCTACACCAACGCCGTGGATCCGTACCTGTCCGAGGAAATGGCTCCGGAAGAGGCACTGGAGGCCGCGCAGGAGCCCTTCCGGGAGTTCATGGCCAGCCAGACCCGGGACGAGGACCTGGCGCTGTTCCTGCGCATCTCCGACAACCAGGGCGTGGAGTCCATCGAGGACGTGCCCTTTACCGTGCTGGTGCCGGCGTTCATGACCAGCGAACTGAAGACCGCCTTTCAGATCGGCTTCATTCTCTATCTGCCGTTCCTGGTGGTGGACCTGGTGGTCTCCAGCACCCTCATGTCCATGGGCATGCTCATGCTCTCGCCCATGATCATCTCGCTGCCCTTCAAGATCATGCTGTTCGTGCTGGTGGACGGGTGGTCCCTGGTCATGGGCACCTTGGCGGCAAGTTTCTTCTAG
- the fliO gene encoding flagellar biosynthetic protein FliO — protein MRLIKAGMADLKVRPTGKLNAGRRRRVHLDAPRQRRNSVHTGTRTITIRHLTRQLCHLKRLLPGVMVLCANFLASATLLADEAGETAAPGVDTAALVRVVIGLLVVLLLIVALGWVMRRVGRYSSPAAGQLRVIGGVSVGTRERVVLVQVGEQQLLVGVAPGRVQTLHVLDKPLDGASGTGDRHGGPAEQGHPFAQRLRQMMQPDEKRQQ, from the coding sequence ATGCGGCTCATCAAAGCCGGAATGGCGGACCTGAAGGTCCGCCCTACGGGAAAGCTCAATGCCGGGCGTCGCCGTAGGGTGCATCTTGATGCACCGAGACAACGCCGGAACTCTGTACACACTGGAACACGGACAATCACCATCCGACATCTGACCCGCCAACTCTGTCACCTCAAGCGCCTGCTCCCCGGCGTCATGGTGCTGTGCGCCAATTTTCTGGCGTCGGCGACCCTGCTGGCGGACGAGGCCGGTGAAACTGCGGCACCGGGTGTCGATACGGCGGCGCTGGTGCGGGTGGTGATCGGTCTGCTTGTGGTCCTGTTGCTGATCGTGGCTCTGGGCTGGGTCATGCGTCGGGTGGGCCGGTACTCCAGCCCGGCCGCCGGGCAACTGCGCGTCATCGGCGGTGTGTCCGTCGGCACGCGCGAACGTGTCGTGCTCGTCCAGGTGGGCGAGCAACAGCTTCTCGTCGGGGTTGCGCCCGGACGGGTACAAACCTTGCACGTGCTGGACAAACCCCTGGATGGGGCGTCCGGTACCGGGGACCGCCACGGCGGTCCTGCGGAGCAGGGACACCCGTTTGCGCAACGTCTGCGTCAGATGATGCAGCCCGACGAGAAGCGACAGCAATGA
- the fliN gene encoding flagellar motor switch protein FliN, whose protein sequence is MSDENETKSDEDAAAADWEAALQEQEQAETWDGSGDDAAGGADDAGDGGKSAEKEAGGESVQRAAMAALQDEGGAEGDENVNLDVILDIPVTLAMEIGRTKISIRHLLQLNQGSVVELDRLAGEPLDVLVNGTLIAHGEVVVVNERFGIRLTDVISPQERVKKLK, encoded by the coding sequence ATGAGCGACGAGAACGAAACGAAGAGTGACGAGGACGCGGCGGCCGCGGATTGGGAAGCGGCGCTGCAGGAGCAGGAACAGGCCGAGACCTGGGACGGCAGCGGCGACGATGCTGCCGGTGGCGCTGATGATGCCGGCGATGGCGGCAAGTCCGCTGAAAAGGAGGCGGGCGGCGAAAGCGTCCAGCGTGCAGCCATGGCGGCACTGCAGGACGAGGGCGGTGCCGAGGGGGATGAGAACGTCAACCTGGACGTGATCCTGGACATTCCCGTGACCCTGGCCATGGAGATCGGCCGCACCAAGATCAGCATTCGTCATCTGCTGCAGCTCAACCAGGGCTCCGTGGTGGAACTGGACCGCCTGGCCGGCGAGCCGCTGGATGTCCTGGTGAACGGAACGCTCATTGCCCACGGTGAAGTAGTGGTGGTCAACGAGCGCTTCGGCATCCGCCTCACCGACGTCATCAGCCCCCAGGAGCGCGTGAAAAAACTGAAGTAG
- the fliM gene encoding flagellar motor switch protein FliM: MAQEDILSQDEIDALLHGVDDGDVDAGSDTGPDGEPRQFDFQHQERIVRGRMPTLEMINERFARLFRIGLFNMLRRTPEVSVQGVDMMKFGEYVHTLFVPTSLNIVRMHPLRGMSLCVVDPKLVFVVVDNFFGGDGRYYTKIEGREFTSTEWRVIRMVLDQAFADMQEAWAPVLPVEFEYMNSEVNPQFANIVSPSEVVVVCRFNVELDGGAGEFHLTIPYTNIEPIRDQLNAGVQSDRNEVDERWTRSLREEMKSAEVELSTKLTEVQVSLRDLRQMKAGDVIPCEIPDEVVVEAEGIPVLRGSYGVSNGQMAIKVLEQIRSQEAEVPLPLRRGNDERRERNEE, encoded by the coding sequence ATGGCCCAGGAGGATATCCTCAGTCAGGACGAAATCGACGCCCTGCTCCACGGCGTGGATGACGGCGACGTGGATGCCGGCTCGGACACCGGGCCGGACGGCGAGCCGCGCCAGTTCGATTTCCAGCACCAGGAGCGCATCGTCCGCGGGCGCATGCCCACGCTGGAGATGATCAACGAGCGCTTCGCGCGGCTGTTTCGCATCGGACTGTTCAACATGCTGCGCCGCACGCCGGAAGTCTCCGTCCAGGGCGTGGACATGATGAAGTTCGGCGAGTACGTGCACACGCTGTTCGTGCCCACCAGCCTGAACATCGTGCGCATGCATCCGCTGCGCGGCATGAGCCTGTGCGTGGTGGACCCGAAGCTGGTGTTCGTGGTGGTGGACAACTTCTTCGGCGGCGACGGGCGTTACTACACCAAGATCGAGGGCCGGGAGTTCACCAGCACCGAGTGGCGGGTGATCCGCATGGTGCTCGATCAGGCCTTCGCGGACATGCAGGAGGCCTGGGCGCCGGTGCTGCCGGTGGAGTTCGAGTACATGAATTCCGAGGTGAACCCGCAATTCGCCAACATCGTCAGCCCCTCGGAAGTGGTGGTGGTCTGCCGCTTCAACGTGGAGCTGGACGGTGGCGCCGGGGAGTTCCACCTGACCATTCCCTACACCAACATCGAGCCCATCCGTGACCAGCTCAATGCCGGCGTGCAGAGTGACCGCAACGAGGTGGATGAGCGCTGGACCCGCTCCCTGCGCGAGGAGATGAAGAGCGCGGAAGTGGAGCTCAGCACCAAGCTCACGGAGGTGCAGGTCAGCCTGCGGGATCTGCGCCAGATGAAGGCGGGGGACGTGATTCCCTGCGAGATCCCGGATGAAGTCGTGGTGGAGGCGGAGGGCATTCCCGTGCTGCGGGGCAGCTACGGCGTGTCCAATGGCCAGATGGCCATCAAGGTCCTGGAGCAGATCCGCTCCCAGGAGGCCGAAGTGCCGCTGCCGCTAAGGAGAGGAAACGATGAGCGACGAGAACGAAACGAAGAGTGA
- the fliL gene encoding flagellar basal body-associated protein FliL: MHFTGKAYQRGVSKLVVILLVLLIVILLAVGTAAALYLTGVVSPPGGNGDDQQQVAEQDEPQEQQSAPSGPAQYMRLDDAITVNISREGGRNAILQARIELMARDEAVLEGVDRHLPMIRNNLISLFGDQRYEEVTSSDGKNALREQALEEINDILREEGEQPNVEAVFFTHLVTQ, encoded by the coding sequence ATGCACTTCACCGGCAAGGCTTATCAGCGCGGCGTCAGCAAGCTGGTCGTGATTCTCCTGGTGCTGCTGATCGTGATCCTGCTTGCGGTGGGCACGGCGGCTGCGCTGTATCTCACTGGCGTCGTGTCCCCGCCCGGCGGCAACGGCGACGATCAGCAGCAAGTGGCCGAGCAGGACGAGCCGCAGGAGCAACAAAGTGCGCCTTCGGGGCCGGCGCAGTACATGAGGCTGGATGACGCCATTACGGTGAACATCAGTCGCGAGGGCGGACGCAACGCCATCCTGCAGGCGCGTATCGAGCTCATGGCGCGGGATGAGGCGGTGCTGGAAGGGGTCGACCGGCATCTGCCGATGATCCGCAACAACCTCATCAGCCTGTTCGGTGATCAGCGCTACGAGGAAGTCACCTCCAGCGACGGCAAGAACGCCCTGCGGGAGCAGGCGCTGGAAGAGATCAACGACATTCTCCGTGAGGAAGGCGAGCAGCCGAACGTGGAAGCCGTCTTTTTCACCCACCTGGTGACGCAATAG
- a CDS encoding flagellar hook-length control protein FliK has product MQGLHLIETAFRNLDGGKLDPAAPDAPESRAFLEALLETDALKDSGLTLEDLEAWLASQGGKGLPLGGHDLPTQGQGGESAALARGAKTDGVEPAVEFKGGLEDRAGVQQAEQDEALLQDLLAMGGMNPLAGQGSDALKQQEDLVQTGGRSRHLQFQQLGNDAAQARADAETPISAERGRGAQAQFQQTLQSAMPQSGGVPTYTVSQPMDQSGWGQALGERLTMMAKQDVQHARIQMNPRELGPLDVRIQMGEDKTSIVFQAQNAVTREALEAELPRLRMMLSDNGIEDAEVNVDQQETMTQNDEGERPEGYARGDTEDGEGGDDTAGAADADMRPRGLVDHYA; this is encoded by the coding sequence ATGCAGGGGCTGCATTTGATTGAAACCGCGTTCAGGAATCTGGATGGCGGCAAACTGGACCCGGCGGCGCCGGACGCGCCGGAGAGCCGGGCGTTTCTGGAGGCCTTGCTGGAGACCGACGCGCTCAAGGACAGCGGGCTGACGCTGGAGGACCTGGAGGCGTGGCTGGCCAGTCAGGGCGGCAAGGGCCTGCCGTTGGGCGGACACGACTTGCCGACGCAGGGGCAGGGCGGTGAAAGCGCCGCGTTGGCCCGCGGTGCCAAGACGGACGGTGTGGAGCCGGCGGTGGAGTTCAAGGGCGGCCTGGAAGACCGCGCCGGTGTGCAGCAGGCCGAGCAGGATGAGGCGCTGTTGCAGGACCTGCTTGCCATGGGCGGCATGAACCCGCTGGCGGGTCAGGGCAGTGATGCGCTGAAGCAGCAGGAGGATCTGGTGCAGACAGGGGGGCGGTCGCGGCACCTGCAGTTCCAGCAGTTGGGTAACGACGCAGCCCAGGCGCGCGCGGACGCGGAGACGCCGATCAGCGCCGAGCGTGGCCGTGGTGCCCAGGCCCAGTTCCAGCAGACGCTGCAGAGCGCCATGCCGCAGTCCGGCGGGGTTCCCACCTATACCGTGTCGCAACCCATGGATCAGTCCGGCTGGGGGCAGGCGCTGGGTGAGCGCCTGACAATGATGGCCAAGCAGGATGTGCAGCATGCGCGCATTCAGATGAATCCGCGTGAGCTGGGGCCGCTGGATGTGCGCATACAGATGGGCGAGGACAAGACCAGTATCGTGTTCCAGGCCCAGAATGCGGTGACCCGCGAGGCGCTGGAAGCCGAGCTGCCGCGGCTGCGCATGATGTTGAGCGATAACGGCATCGAGGATGCCGAGGTCAACGTCGACCAGCAGGAGACCATGACCCAGAACGATGAAGGCGAGCGTCCGGAGGGCTATGCCAGGGGGGATACCGAAGATGGCGAGGGTGGTGATGATACCGCCGGTGCGGCGGATGCGGACATGAGGCCGCGTGGTCTGGTGGATCACTACGCGTAA
- a CDS encoding IS1380 family transposase: protein MGETLSLFEPSFNGSVRVETRSERLSGDAGFLLLREVLDDTGLIDHLVGRLHDPRCPERVVHSLPELLREAVAMIAQGWGDQSDAQRLRDDPLLALAGSDRRGMAAAGKTLASQSTFSRLLDLLAQPANQAVIDTAALELATRRRAAAGAPPAAVMTVDVDGLPLTAHGEQPGSEHNGHVGDRIHYPLIASCAETGDMLAGLLRPGNAAPGAQAAAWIPQLVATLSERGLARQVCCRLDAGFTDGATLEALDQAGIGYLGRLRDNAALDRHFDPHRRRGPGRPAERPREWTEETVYGAESWQRKRRVVMVIQEHPAELFRRCFYIVTNLPASTHSGEQVLALYRRRGKAEGHMGEFKDTIGTSLPCTSRGRASEAEVFARAQALLSLRLLAYELLHVLRAQMEAATGQGWSLRRLRERVLKAAARVQCHARRLHVILERRAATMWRKLLGRRHRWRLAA from the coding sequence ATGGGTGAAACGCTATCGCTGTTCGAGCCGTCGTTCAATGGCTCCGTGCGGGTGGAGACGCGCTCGGAGCGTCTCAGTGGCGATGCCGGTTTCCTGCTGTTGCGCGAAGTCCTCGATGACACCGGCCTCATTGACCACCTCGTCGGGCGGCTGCACGACCCGCGCTGCCCGGAGCGTGTCGTGCATTCACTCCCGGAGCTGCTGCGCGAAGCCGTTGCCATGATCGCCCAGGGCTGGGGCGATCAGAGTGATGCGCAGCGCCTGCGCGACGACCCCTTGCTCGCGCTCGCCGGCAGTGACCGGCGTGGTATGGCTGCCGCCGGCAAGACGCTGGCTTCGCAGTCCACGTTCTCGCGGTTGCTGGACCTCCTCGCCCAGCCCGCCAACCAGGCGGTGATCGACACCGCGGCGCTGGAGCTCGCCACGCGGCGGCGGGCCGCAGCCGGTGCGCCGCCGGCGGCTGTGATGACCGTCGATGTCGACGGTCTGCCGCTCACTGCCCACGGTGAACAGCCAGGCAGTGAGCACAACGGCCATGTCGGTGACCGGATCCACTACCCGCTGATCGCCTCCTGTGCCGAGACGGGCGACATGCTCGCCGGGCTGCTGCGCCCCGGCAACGCCGCCCCTGGCGCGCAGGCCGCAGCGTGGATCCCGCAGCTTGTCGCCACCCTGAGCGAGCGCGGCCTGGCCCGGCAGGTGTGCTGCCGGCTCGATGCCGGGTTCACCGATGGCGCCACACTCGAGGCGCTGGACCAGGCGGGGATCGGCTACCTGGGGCGGCTGCGCGATAACGCCGCGCTGGACCGCCACTTCGACCCGCACCGCCGGCGCGGCCCGGGGCGCCCGGCCGAGCGGCCCCGGGAGTGGACCGAGGAGACGGTCTACGGGGCCGAGAGCTGGCAGCGCAAGCGCCGGGTGGTCATGGTCATCCAGGAGCACCCGGCGGAGCTCTTTCGCAGGTGCTTCTACATCGTCACCAACCTGCCCGCCTCGACCCACAGCGGCGAGCAGGTCCTGGCGCTGTACCGCCGCCGTGGCAAGGCCGAGGGGCACATGGGCGAGTTCAAGGACACCATCGGCACCTCGCTGCCGTGCACCTCGCGGGGACGGGCCAGCGAGGCCGAGGTCTTCGCCCGGGCGCAGGCGCTGCTGTCGCTGCGGCTGCTTGCCTATGAGCTGCTGCACGTGCTGCGTGCGCAGATGGAGGCGGCCACGGGACAGGGCTGGAGCCTGCGACGGCTGCGCGAGCGCGTGCTCAAGGCCGCCGCCCGCGTGCAGTGTCATGCACGCCGGCTGCACGTCATCCTGGAGCGTCGCGCCGCGACGATGTGGCGCAAGCTCTTGGGGCGGCGTCACCGATGGCGACTGGCCGCATGA
- the fliJ gene encoding flagellar export protein FliJ — MSRLKRLQTVEGVMGDKADRAAREFGRVQEQLQQEQQRLEQLQQFRAEYQGRLTGDASEPMDAFRLRDFNAFILRIDAAIEQQRGQIREVEQKLERARAQWNEERTRADALGKVVDQERQTEARREQKREQSQADELAARMFAHRRNRP; from the coding sequence ATGTCCCGACTGAAGCGCTTGCAGACGGTCGAAGGCGTGATGGGCGACAAGGCCGATCGCGCGGCGCGGGAGTTCGGGCGGGTGCAGGAGCAGTTGCAGCAGGAGCAGCAGCGGCTGGAGCAGTTGCAGCAGTTCCGGGCAGAGTACCAGGGCCGGCTTACCGGCGATGCCAGTGAACCCATGGACGCCTTCCGGCTGCGGGATTTCAACGCGTTCATTCTGCGGATCGATGCCGCCATCGAGCAGCAGCGGGGGCAGATCCGGGAAGTGGAGCAGAAGCTCGAGCGCGCCCGGGCGCAGTGGAACGAGGAGCGCACCCGCGCCGATGCCCTGGGCAAGGTGGTGGATCAGGAACGCCAGACGGAGGCGCGCAGGGAGCAGAAGCGCGAGCAGAGCCAGGCGGACGAGCTGGCGGCGCGAATGTTTGCCCATCGGCGCAACCGCCCTTGA
- the fliI gene encoding flagellar protein export ATPase FliI: protein MSDPAAERRNIWLDRLRGLEERVEPPRMVPTGVLRRMVGLTLEAEGCVAPVGARCLIATPDGTEVEAEVVGFGDDSLFLMPTGDIHGLTPNATVTPQEGVYEAEVGENLLGRILDGSGRPIDDAGPLHVTERKPLLGESVNPLSRAPIREPLDTGVRAINGLLTVGRGQRMGLFAGSGVGKSVLLGMMTRYTNADVVVVGLIGERGREVKEFIEDILGEDGLKRSVVVAAPADASPLMRLHGAMQATAIAEHFRDQGKQVLLLMDSLTRYAQAQREIGLSIGEPPTTKGYPPSVFARLPRLVERAGNGPVGGGSITAFYTVLVEGDDQNDPIADAARAILDGHVVLSRDLADSGHYPAIDIEASVSRAMANIVDVRHREMAQRFQQIYGVWRQNRDLINVGAYQRGSDPRVDEAIEMRPSLLEFLQQDLHASETLEASVARLEEVLPGDGGK from the coding sequence ATGAGTGACCCTGCCGCCGAGCGCCGGAACATCTGGCTGGACCGCCTGCGCGGGCTTGAGGAGCGGGTCGAGCCGCCGCGGATGGTGCCCACCGGGGTGCTGCGGCGCATGGTGGGCCTGACCCTGGAGGCGGAGGGGTGCGTGGCGCCGGTGGGCGCCCGCTGCCTGATCGCGACTCCGGATGGCACGGAGGTGGAGGCCGAGGTCGTCGGCTTCGGTGACGACAGTCTGTTCCTCATGCCCACGGGGGATATTCACGGTCTTACGCCCAATGCCACGGTGACGCCCCAGGAGGGGGTCTACGAGGCGGAGGTGGGCGAGAATCTGCTGGGTCGCATTCTGGACGGCTCCGGCCGCCCGATTGACGACGCCGGGCCACTGCATGTGACCGAGCGCAAGCCGTTGCTGGGGGAGTCGGTGAATCCGCTCTCCCGGGCGCCCATCCGCGAGCCGCTGGATACAGGCGTGCGTGCCATCAATGGTCTGCTCACCGTCGGTCGCGGGCAGCGCATGGGGCTGTTTGCCGGCAGTGGCGTCGGCAAGAGCGTGCTGCTCGGCATGATGACCCGGTACACCAACGCCGATGTGGTGGTGGTGGGCCTGATCGGTGAACGTGGCCGCGAGGTGAAGGAGTTCATCGAGGACATTCTCGGCGAGGATGGGCTGAAGCGTTCGGTGGTGGTGGCCGCCCCGGCGGATGCCTCGCCGCTGATGCGGCTGCACGGCGCCATGCAGGCGACGGCAATTGCGGAGCATTTCCGCGATCAGGGCAAGCAGGTATTGCTGCTCATGGATTCGCTCACCCGTTACGCCCAGGCGCAACGGGAGATCGGGTTGTCCATCGGTGAGCCACCCACGACCAAGGGTTATCCGCCGTCGGTGTTTGCACGGCTGCCGCGGCTGGTGGAACGTGCCGGGAACGGGCCGGTGGGTGGTGGTTCGATCACGGCCTTCTACACGGTGCTGGTGGAGGGTGATGACCAGAACGATCCCATCGCCGACGCGGCGCGCGCGATCCTGGACGGGCATGTGGTGTTGAGCCGGGATCTGGCGGACTCCGGCCATTATCCGGCCATCGATATTGAGGCGTCGGTGAGCCGGGCCATGGCGAACATTGTCGACGTGCGGCATCGGGAAATGGCGCAGCGGTTCCAGCAGATTTACGGCGTCTGGCGGCAGAACCGGGATCTGATCAACGTGGGGGCGTATCAGCGGGGGTCGGATCCGCGCGTCGACGAGGCCATCGAGATGCGGCCAAGCTTGCTGGAGTTTCTGCAGCAGGATTTGCATGCGTCGGAGACGCTGGAAGCCAGTGTTGCCAGGCTGGAAGAGGTATTGCCGGGCGATGGAGGAAAATGA
- a CDS encoding flagellar assembly protein FliH, translating to MSLSRVLRGDEADAMSRWELPHVDGRAESDSQTREAEEAQAEPEEEVRPRWPTVEELETIRRQAHDEGFAEGREAGHQEGRDKGYKAGEKEAKKLEQEQKKRLQTLEALIHAQAEPLAQLDDEVQEQMVRLVLTLSRQVIRRELQTQPGEILPVIREAVALLPMSARDVRVHVHPDDHRFLNELLGEDESGRAWRLVDDPALSRGGCVVQAERSRVDATLERRLAQLASQLLGGREDDLVRDLTRSDAGTTQPRDTEGTGAPAAPEADTPDDASSADSEVSEDVFDAQEPAGEDVDQSAAADDTPAEGEPDADDDNADPEERREP from the coding sequence ATGAGTTTGTCTAGGGTCCTTCGCGGCGACGAAGCGGATGCCATGAGTCGCTGGGAACTGCCTCATGTCGACGGGCGGGCGGAGTCCGACAGTCAGACCCGCGAGGCTGAGGAGGCGCAGGCGGAGCCCGAGGAGGAGGTCCGGCCCCGCTGGCCCACTGTCGAGGAGCTGGAAACCATCCGCAGGCAGGCCCACGACGAGGGTTTTGCCGAGGGCCGTGAGGCGGGGCATCAGGAAGGGCGCGACAAGGGCTACAAGGCCGGCGAAAAGGAAGCAAAGAAGCTCGAGCAGGAGCAGAAGAAGCGGCTGCAGACGCTGGAGGCGCTCATCCATGCCCAGGCGGAGCCGCTGGCGCAGCTGGACGACGAGGTCCAGGAGCAGATGGTCCGCCTGGTGCTGACACTGTCCCGACAGGTGATCCGTCGCGAGCTGCAGACCCAGCCCGGCGAGATATTGCCGGTGATTCGTGAGGCGGTGGCCCTGCTGCCCATGTCGGCGCGGGATGTGCGCGTGCACGTGCACCCGGACGATCACCGGTTTCTCAATGAACTCCTGGGCGAAGACGAGAGTGGTCGCGCCTGGCGTCTGGTGGACGATCCGGCCCTGAGCCGCGGTGGCTGTGTGGTGCAGGCCGAGCGTTCGCGGGTGGACGCCACGCTGGAGCGACGTCTGGCACAACTGGCCAGTCAGCTCCTGGGTGGACGGGAGGATGACCTGGTGCGGGATTTGACCCGGAGTGACGCCGGGACGACGCAGCCGCGGGATACTGAAGGCACCGGGGCGCCGGCCGCGCCGGAGGCCGATACCCCGGACGACGCCTCTTCTGCGGATTCAGAGGTCTCCGAAGACGTGTTTGACGCGCAGGAACCGGCTGGTGAGGATGTCGATCAGAGTGCCGCGGCGGATGACACCCCGGCGGAGGGTGAGCCGGACGCGGATGATGACAATGCCGATCCGGAGGAGCGCCGCGAACCATGA